GACAACGGCCGCCGCGGCCGCCCGGTCACGGGCCCCGGCTCCCGTCCGCTGAAGTCGCTGTCCGACCTCCTCAAGGGCAAGCAGGGACGTTTCCGTCAGAACCTGCTGGGCAAGCGCGTGGACTACTCGGGCCGTTCCGTCATCATCGTCGGTCCGCAGCTCAAGCTCCACGAGTGCGGCCTGCCCAAGCTCATGGCTCTCGAGCTGTTCAAGCCCTTCGTGATGAAGCGCCTGGTCGAGAACGACTACGCGCAGAACATCAAGTCGGCCAAGCGCATGGTCGAGCGTCAGCGTCCCGAGGTCTGGGACGTGCTCGAGGAGGCCATCTCCGAGCACCCGGTCATGCTCAACCGTGCACCGACCCTGCACCGTCTGGGCATCCAGGCGTTCGAGCCCAAGCTCGTCGAGGGCAAGGCCATCCAGCTGCACCCGCTCGCGTGTGAGGCCTTCAACGCCGACTTCGACGGTGACCAGATGGCAGTCCACCTGCCGCTGTCCGCCGAGGCGCAGGCCGAGGCCCGCGTGCTCATGCTGTCCTCGAACAACATCCTGTCCCCGGCATCCGGCAAGCCGCTGGCCATGCCGCGCTTGGACATGGTCACCGGTCTCTACTTCCTCACCATGAACAAGAACGAGGACGAGATCGGCGGCCAGGGTGGCTACCGCGCAGCAGGCAAGGATGATCTGGGCCAGGGCGTGTACTCGTCCTACGCCGAGGCCATCATGGCCCGCGACCGTGGTGTCCTTGGCCTGCAGGCCCCGATTCAGGTCCGCATCGACCACCTCCGCCCGCCGGTGGAGCTCGAGGCGGAGCAGTTCCCCGACGGCTGGCAGAAGGGTCAGAGCTGGACTGCTCAGACCACTCTCGGCCGCATCATGTTCAACGACCTGCTGCCGTGGAACTACCCGTACCTCGAGGGTGTCATGGTCCGTAAGGGCGGCGGCAAGGGCAACGTGCTGCTCGGCGACGTCGTCTCGGAGCTGACCAACAAGTACCCGATGATCACCGTCGCGCAGACGCTGGACAAGCTCAAGGACGCCGGTTTCTACTGGGCGACCCGCTCCGGCGTGACCATCACCATGTCCGACGTTCTGGTTCTCCCGAACAAGACCGAGATCCTCGAGTCTTACGAGAAGGAAGCCGAGAACATCGAGCGCAAGTACTGGGACATGGGTGCCCTCACCGAGCGCGAGCGTTACGATCGCCTGGTCGAGCTCTGGCAGGACGCCACCAACACGGTGGGTCAGGCCGTCGAGGCCCTGTACCCGGACGACAACCCGATCCCGATGATCGTGAAGTCCGGTGCGGCCGGCAACATGCGTCAGATCTGGACCCTGGCCGGCATGAAGGGCATGGTCGTGAACTCCAAGGGTGACTACATCACCCGCCCGATCAAGACCTCGTTCCGCGAGGGCCTGTCGGTCCTGGAGTACTTCAACAACTCGCACGGTTCCCGCAAGGGCCTGGCCGATACCGCACTGCGTACCGCCGACTCGGGCTACCTCACCCGTCGTCTGGTCGACGTCGCGCAGGACGTCATCGTCCGCGAGCTCGACTGCGGCACCCGCCAGGGTGTGCGTGTCCCCGTCGCTGAGGCGCTTCTCGACGCCTCGGGCAAGCCCTCCGGCTACGTCCGCGATTCGCTGGTGGAGACGTCCCTCTCGGGCCGAGTCCTCGCTGGCGACCTCAAGGACAACGACGGCAACGTCCTCTACGAGACGGGCACCGACGTCACCGAGGAGCTCATCGACGAGCTCGTGGCCAAGGGCATTGAGCAGGTCAAGGTGCGTTCCGTGCTCACCTGCCAGACGCCCACCGGCGTCTGCGCCAAGTGCTACGGCAAGTCCATGGCCTCCGGTCACCTCGTCGACATCGGCGAAGCCGTCGGCATCGTGGCTGCGCAGTCCATCGGTGAGCCGGGCACCCAGCTGACCATGCGTACCTTCCACCAGGGTGGTGTCGGCGGCGATATCACCGGCGGCCTGCCCCGTGTGCAGGAGCTGTTCGAGGCCCGCGTTCCCAAGAACCGCGCCCCGATCGCCTCTGTCGCAGGTACCGTCCAGCTCGAGGACCAGGGCAACTTCTGGACCCTGCACCTCACCCCCGACGACGGCGGAGACGACGTCATCTACGAGAAGCTGTCGAAGCGTCAGGGCCTGGCACAGGTCCGTCGCCCGATGGAGTCCAACCCGCAGGCGATGATCGAGCGTTCGCTGACCGACGGCGACCACGTCGAGGTGGGCGACCGCCTCCTGCGTGGCGCTGCCGATCCGCACGACGTGCTCGAGGTCCTCGGTCGGCGTGGTGTGGAAAAGCACCTCATCGACGAGGTCCAGGCCGTGTACCGCACCCAGGGTGTGGCCATCCACGACAAGCACATCGAGATCATCATCCGCCAGATGCTGCGCCGCGGCACGGTCATCGACTCCGGTTCCACGGCATACCTGCCGGGCACCCTCGTCGACCTGTCCGAGGCCAAGCAGGCCAACGCGTCGGCCATCGCCGACAACGCCCAGCCTGCAGAGCTGCGTTCCGAGATCATGGGCATCACGAAGGCCTCCCTGGCCACGGAATCCTGGCTCTCGGCTGCCTCCTTCCAGGAGACGACCCGCGTGCTCACCGACGCTGCGATCAACAAGCGCTCCGATCAGCTCGTCGGCCTCAAGGAGAACGTGATCATCGGTAAGCTGATCCCGGCCGGTACCGGCATCT
This sequence is a window from Corynebacterium doosanense CAU 212 = DSM 45436. Protein-coding genes within it:
- a CDS encoding DNA-directed RNA polymerase subunit beta', with the protein product MFDVNLFDELRIGLATADDIRRWSKGEVKKPETINYRTLKPEKDGLFCERIFGPTRDWECACGKYKRVRYKGIICERCGVEVTKSKVRRERMGHIELAAPVTHIWYFKGVPSRLGYLLDLAPKDLERIIYFAANIITSVDEEARHNDQSTLEAEMLLEKKEVESEAQSEIAERAATLESDLAELEAEGAKADARRKVQNAADKEMQHIRERAEREIDRLDEIWQTFLKLSVKQMIIDETIYEELVDRYEDYFTGGMGAESLQTLMRNFDLDAEVEELTRVINEGKGQKKMRALKRLKVVAAFQRSGNDPAAMVLDAIPVIPPELRPMVQLDGGRFATSDLNDLYRRVINRNNRLKRMIELGAPEIIVNNEKRMLQESVDALFDNGRRGRPVTGPGSRPLKSLSDLLKGKQGRFRQNLLGKRVDYSGRSVIIVGPQLKLHECGLPKLMALELFKPFVMKRLVENDYAQNIKSAKRMVERQRPEVWDVLEEAISEHPVMLNRAPTLHRLGIQAFEPKLVEGKAIQLHPLACEAFNADFDGDQMAVHLPLSAEAQAEARVLMLSSNNILSPASGKPLAMPRLDMVTGLYFLTMNKNEDEIGGQGGYRAAGKDDLGQGVYSSYAEAIMARDRGVLGLQAPIQVRIDHLRPPVELEAEQFPDGWQKGQSWTAQTTLGRIMFNDLLPWNYPYLEGVMVRKGGGKGNVLLGDVVSELTNKYPMITVAQTLDKLKDAGFYWATRSGVTITMSDVLVLPNKTEILESYEKEAENIERKYWDMGALTERERYDRLVELWQDATNTVGQAVEALYPDDNPIPMIVKSGAAGNMRQIWTLAGMKGMVVNSKGDYITRPIKTSFREGLSVLEYFNNSHGSRKGLADTALRTADSGYLTRRLVDVAQDVIVRELDCGTRQGVRVPVAEALLDASGKPSGYVRDSLVETSLSGRVLAGDLKDNDGNVLYETGTDVTEELIDELVAKGIEQVKVRSVLTCQTPTGVCAKCYGKSMASGHLVDIGEAVGIVAAQSIGEPGTQLTMRTFHQGGVGGDITGGLPRVQELFEARVPKNRAPIASVAGTVQLEDQGNFWTLHLTPDDGGDDVIYEKLSKRQGLAQVRRPMESNPQAMIERSLTDGDHVEVGDRLLRGAADPHDVLEVLGRRGVEKHLIDEVQAVYRTQGVAIHDKHIEIIIRQMLRRGTVIDSGSTAYLPGTLVDLSEAKQANASAIADNAQPAELRSEIMGITKASLATESWLSAASFQETTRVLTDAAINKRSDQLVGLKENVIIGKLIPAGTGISRYRNITVQPTEAARNAAYSIPTYGDSIYGDEGYGEFTGASVPLDEHFDMR